A single Agromyces sp. CF514 DNA region contains:
- a CDS encoding flavin reductase family protein, giving the protein MGDLSTLVPPSRRHVAITPAILYFGTPVSVLSTLDEHGHPNLAPNSSLWWLGQTAMVGVAARSRTGRNLVATGEIVINLPSVAEVDEVDRLALTTGNSPVSARKAKAGYRHVRDKFAAAGVRELASETVAPPRIAEFPVHVEGRVRAMHPLGGIAVGAAGAAAGTPDVSTADVIAFEIEVTRVHVLEELRMPAHANRIDPRRWRPLMMSFQHFFGFGPERMPSRLSTIDEEWYRG; this is encoded by the coding sequence TTGGGCGACCTCAGCACCCTCGTTCCCCCGTCGCGGCGCCACGTCGCGATCACCCCGGCGATCCTCTACTTCGGCACGCCCGTCTCGGTGCTGTCTACGCTCGACGAGCACGGCCACCCGAACCTCGCGCCGAACTCGTCGCTGTGGTGGCTCGGCCAGACCGCGATGGTCGGCGTCGCGGCACGGAGCCGCACGGGCCGAAACCTCGTCGCGACGGGCGAGATCGTCATCAACCTGCCGTCGGTCGCAGAGGTCGACGAGGTCGACCGACTGGCGCTCACCACGGGCAACTCCCCCGTCTCGGCGCGCAAGGCGAAGGCCGGCTACCGGCACGTGCGCGACAAGTTCGCGGCGGCCGGAGTGCGCGAGCTCGCCTCCGAGACGGTGGCGCCGCCTCGGATCGCCGAGTTCCCGGTGCACGTCGAAGGGCGCGTGCGAGCGATGCACCCGCTCGGCGGGATCGCCGTCGGCGCCGCGGGGGCGGCAGCCGGCACGCCCGACGTGAGCACGGCCGACGTGATCGCCTTCGAGATCGAGGTGACGCGGGTGCACGTGCTCGAGGAGCTTCGGATGCCGGCGCACGCGAACCGCATCGACCCTCGTCGGTGGCGTCCGCTCATGATGAGCTTCCAGCACTTCTTCGGCTTCGGCCCCGAGCGGATGCCGTCTCGGCTCTCGACGATCGACGAGGAGTGGTACCGCGGCTGA
- the rlmC gene encoding 23S rRNA (uracil(747)-C(5))-methyltransferase RlmC → MDCAYFDAGRCLSCSLMGEPYPAQVVAKQARAEQLLAPFGVGTWHPPVASGERDYRNKAKMVVGGTVDSPTIGILDADGHGVDLQACGICSPGHRAAFGPISRFITLARITPYDVPTRTGELKHLIVTESPDGELMVRFVLRSTEPVARIRKHLPTLLADLPNTRVVSVNVLPEHKAVLEGEHEIVLTEAQTLSMRLNDVTMHLRPQSFFQTNTAIAAALYAEARDWITDLAPAAAWDLYSGVGGFALHLASNDPHAGPTVTGIETSVEAVASAELSRTDAALHRVRFAAGDATRFALEAPEADVPDLVVVNPPRRGIGADLSGWLETSEIRHVLYSSCNAASLAKDLAAMPSLRPVRARVFDMFPQTPHFEVMVLLERVGAA, encoded by the coding sequence GTGGACTGCGCGTACTTCGACGCCGGGCGATGCCTCTCGTGCTCGCTCATGGGCGAGCCGTACCCGGCGCAGGTCGTGGCGAAGCAGGCGAGGGCCGAGCAGCTGCTCGCGCCGTTCGGCGTCGGCACGTGGCATCCGCCGGTCGCGAGCGGCGAGCGCGACTACCGCAACAAGGCGAAGATGGTCGTCGGCGGCACGGTCGACTCGCCGACAATCGGCATCCTCGATGCCGACGGCCACGGGGTCGACCTGCAGGCGTGCGGCATCTGCTCGCCCGGGCACCGTGCGGCGTTCGGCCCGATCTCGCGGTTCATCACGCTCGCGCGCATCACGCCGTACGACGTGCCGACCCGCACGGGCGAGCTGAAGCACCTCATCGTCACCGAGTCCCCCGACGGCGAGCTCATGGTGCGGTTCGTGCTGCGCTCGACCGAGCCCGTGGCCCGCATCCGCAAGCACCTGCCGACTTTGCTCGCCGACCTGCCGAACACGCGGGTCGTGAGCGTCAACGTGCTGCCGGAGCACAAGGCCGTGCTCGAGGGCGAGCACGAGATCGTGCTGACCGAGGCGCAGACCCTGTCGATGCGCCTGAACGACGTGACGATGCACCTGCGCCCGCAGAGTTTCTTCCAGACGAACACGGCGATCGCGGCGGCGCTCTACGCCGAGGCGCGCGACTGGATCACCGATCTGGCGCCGGCCGCGGCGTGGGACCTCTACTCGGGCGTCGGCGGCTTCGCACTGCACCTCGCGAGTAACGACCCCCACGCGGGGCCGACGGTCACGGGCATCGAGACGAGCGTCGAGGCCGTCGCGAGCGCCGAGCTCAGCCGAACGGATGCCGCCCTCCACCGCGTGCGCTTCGCCGCCGGAGACGCCACGCGCTTCGCGCTCGAGGCGCCGGAGGCCGACGTCCCCGACCTGGTGGTCGTGAACCCGCCGCGGCGCGGCATCGGCGCAGATCTCAGCGGGTGGCTCGAGACATCCGAGATCCGTCACGTGCTCTACTCGAGCTGCAACGCGGCCTCGCTCGCGAAGGACCTCGCGGCGATGCCGTCGCTGCGCCCGGTGCGGGCACGGGTGTTCGACATGTTCCCGCAGACCCCGCACTTCGAGGTCATGGTGCTGCTCGAGCGGGTCGGCGCGGCCTGA